From the Micromonospora lupini genome, one window contains:
- a CDS encoding LLM class flavin-dependent oxidoreductase, with product MSAQFLWYIPNQVDPGHRGDDVVENHNSLQTLTSHARALEEHGWDGALLGTGWGRPDTFTVASALAARTTTFQPLIAIRPGYWRPANFASAAATLDHLSGGRVLINIVSGKDNLAAYGDGEGDQAHRYARTREFLQLVRRLWTEENVTYRGEHFSVSDSTVALRPVVRGERRHPRLYFGGASPAAEEVAATEADVQLFWGEPLDGVAERIERLRLLGEKLGREHAPLEFGLRITTLVRDTTDQAWADAEAKVARMAAGNGVATRDRTWRAAVGQQRLLDLAARGDVLDDNLYTAPGRYGGGGAGTTWLVGSAEDVARSLRRYQALGVTHFVLSDTPYLPEIGRQGDHLLPLLRD from the coding sequence ATGAGCGCTCAATTCCTCTGGTACATCCCGAATCAGGTCGACCCCGGCCATCGTGGCGACGACGTCGTCGAGAACCACAACAGCCTGCAGACCCTCACCAGCCACGCCCGCGCCCTGGAGGAGCACGGGTGGGACGGCGCGCTCCTCGGCACCGGCTGGGGCCGGCCCGACACCTTCACGGTCGCCAGCGCGCTTGCCGCCCGGACGACGACGTTCCAGCCGCTGATCGCGATCCGGCCCGGCTACTGGCGGCCCGCCAACTTCGCTTCCGCCGCCGCGACGCTCGATCACCTCAGCGGCGGCCGCGTCCTGATCAACATCGTCTCCGGCAAGGACAACCTGGCGGCGTACGGCGACGGCGAGGGCGACCAGGCCCACCGCTACGCCCGCACCCGGGAGTTCCTCCAGCTCGTCCGCAGGCTCTGGACCGAGGAGAACGTCACCTACCGGGGCGAGCACTTCAGCGTCAGCGACTCGACCGTGGCGCTGCGGCCGGTCGTCCGCGGTGAGCGCCGGCACCCCCGGCTCTACTTCGGCGGCGCCTCCCCCGCCGCGGAGGAGGTGGCCGCCACCGAGGCCGACGTCCAACTCTTCTGGGGCGAGCCGCTCGACGGCGTCGCCGAGCGGATCGAACGTCTCCGACTGCTCGGCGAGAAGCTGGGACGTGAGCACGCCCCGCTGGAGTTCGGGCTACGGATCACCACGCTGGTGCGGGACACCACCGACCAGGCCTGGGCCGACGCCGAAGCCAAGGTGGCGCGGATGGCGGCGGGCAACGGCGTCGCCACGCGGGACCGGACCTGGCGGGCCGCCGTCGGTCAGCAGCGGCTGCTGGACCTCGCCGCGCGCGGCGACGTGCTCGACGACAATCTCTACACCGCTCCCGGCAGGTACGGCGGCGGCGGGGCGGGCACCACCTGGCTGGTCGGCTCCGCCGAGGACGTGGCGAGGTCGCTGCGGAGGTATCAGGCGTTGGGCGTCACGCACTTCGTGCTGTCCGACACGCCCTACCTTCCGGAGATCGGACGCCAGGGCGACCACCTGCTGCCGCTACTGCGCGACTGA
- a CDS encoding vanadium-dependent haloperoxidase: MALLTSRGWRRGAAGIAAAALTVGISLAAPATAATAATTIDTTVEWYDVTAAAVATGTRPQVTNNRAWAISWLAAARAVRRAPASPAYQDAALASAVHTALSALVPDATPTLDAALRTTLDRIPDGRAKDRGHAAGQREARSLVAERSGDGLDPASVNTPYPAPPAAPGIWQPTPPSFTAAQQAGSRYATPFLLDRADRYRLGPPPALGSARYRADLAEVRAYGAADSTVRTPRQTDTATFWLGSSLTLYTGILRAALAQSTRSTAGRASLVAVFHVALVDTQIATSDTKYAYLRWRPVTAIRADGDPGWTPLHDTPAHPDYPSGHNTYAGAAEGVLTALTGARAREAYAITSPTQPGVTRTYTDWHRPTQENLDARVWSGIHTRTADQAGVRLGRDVAAHAVRNAARLFD, translated from the coding sequence ATGGCCCTGCTCACCAGTCGTGGCTGGCGCCGCGGCGCGGCCGGGATCGCCGCCGCCGCGCTTACCGTCGGCATCTCCCTCGCCGCGCCGGCCACCGCCGCCACCGCCGCCACCACGATCGACACCACAGTCGAGTGGTACGACGTCACCGCGGCCGCCGTCGCGACCGGCACCCGCCCGCAGGTGACCAACAACCGCGCGTGGGCGATCAGCTGGCTCGCCGCGGCCCGCGCGGTCCGGAGGGCGCCCGCCTCGCCCGCCTACCAGGACGCCGCGCTGGCGTCCGCCGTGCACACCGCACTGAGCGCCCTGGTCCCGGACGCCACGCCCACGCTCGACGCGGCGCTACGCACCACGCTCGACCGGATCCCCGACGGCCGCGCCAAGGATCGCGGCCACGCCGCCGGCCAGCGGGAAGCCCGCTCGTTGGTCGCCGAGCGGTCCGGCGACGGGCTCGATCCCGCCTCGGTCAACACGCCGTACCCCGCTCCCCCGGCCGCACCGGGGATCTGGCAGCCCACCCCACCGAGCTTCACGGCCGCCCAACAGGCCGGAAGCCGGTACGCCACGCCGTTCCTGCTCGACCGCGCGGACCGGTACCGGCTCGGGCCGCCGCCGGCGTTGGGATCGGCACGCTACCGTGCCGACCTCGCCGAGGTCCGCGCGTACGGCGCCGCCGACAGCACGGTACGCACACCGCGGCAGACCGACACGGCGACGTTCTGGCTCGGCTCCTCGCTGACCCTCTACACAGGCATCCTGCGCGCCGCGCTCGCCCAGTCCACCCGATCGACCGCCGGGCGGGCGAGCCTCGTGGCCGTCTTCCACGTCGCACTCGTCGACACCCAGATCGCGACCTCCGACACCAAGTACGCCTACCTGCGCTGGCGGCCGGTCACCGCGATCCGGGCCGACGGGGACCCCGGCTGGACGCCGCTGCACGACACCCCCGCGCACCCGGACTATCCCAGCGGGCACAACACCTACGCCGGTGCCGCCGAAGGGGTGCTCACCGCCCTGACCGGGGCGCGGGCACGGGAGGCGTACGCCATCACCAGCCCCACCCAACCCGGCGTCACCCGGACCTACACCGACTGGCATCGGCCCACCCAGGAGAACCTCGACGCCCGCGTGTGGTCGGGCATCCACACCCGTACTGCCGACCAGGCCGGCGTCCGGCTCGGCCGGGACGTCGCCGCGCACGCCGTTCGCAACGCGGCCCGGCTGTTCGACTGA
- a CDS encoding aldo/keto reductase, which yields MDHRPFGHTGVRISTLTLGAMNFGQRGNPDHEDGIRIIHRALDEGITSIDTADVYSDGESEEIVGKALADGRRDDVFLATKFHGQVGDNPQHRGNSRRWIIRAVDNSLRRLRTDWIDLYQAHRPEPGTDFDETLGALTDLVRQGKIRYLGTSTFEPSAIVEGQWIAQRRGRERVVSEQPPYSILARGVEREVLPVAQRHGLAVIPWSPLAGGWLSGRYHAGLDAPISRRADRLPARFDPRLPANAAKLAAVEKLSALADEAGLSLIHLAIAFVLEHPAVTSAIIGPRTLAHLESQLGATKVTLSADVLDRIDAIVAPGTTLNPADAGYQPPALTDPAYRRRGGSSTPPGAVTR from the coding sequence GTGGACCACAGGCCCTTCGGGCACACCGGCGTACGGATCAGCACGCTCACGCTCGGGGCGATGAACTTCGGTCAACGGGGCAACCCGGACCACGAGGACGGCATCCGGATCATCCACCGGGCACTCGACGAGGGCATCACCTCGATCGACACCGCGGACGTCTACTCCGACGGCGAGTCGGAGGAGATCGTGGGCAAGGCGCTCGCCGACGGGCGGCGCGACGACGTCTTCCTCGCCACCAAGTTCCACGGCCAGGTCGGCGACAACCCGCAGCACCGGGGCAACTCCCGCCGCTGGATCATCCGCGCGGTGGACAACAGCCTGCGCCGGCTGCGCACCGACTGGATCGACCTGTACCAGGCGCACCGGCCGGAGCCGGGCACCGACTTCGACGAGACCCTGGGCGCCCTCACCGACCTCGTACGCCAGGGCAAGATCCGCTACCTCGGCACCTCCACGTTCGAACCGTCGGCAATCGTGGAGGGCCAGTGGATCGCGCAGCGGCGCGGCCGGGAGCGGGTGGTAAGCGAACAACCCCCGTACTCCATCCTGGCCCGTGGTGTGGAGCGTGAGGTCCTGCCCGTGGCCCAGCGCCACGGCCTGGCGGTGATCCCGTGGAGCCCACTGGCCGGCGGCTGGCTGTCCGGGCGCTACCACGCGGGGCTCGACGCCCCGATCTCCCGCCGCGCCGACCGGCTCCCGGCCCGGTTCGATCCGCGCCTGCCGGCCAACGCGGCCAAGCTCGCGGCCGTCGAGAAGCTGTCCGCCCTCGCCGACGAGGCCGGGCTGTCCCTGATCCACCTGGCGATCGCGTTCGTCCTGGAGCACCCGGCGGTCACCTCGGCGATCATCGGGCCCCGGACCCTGGCGCACCTGGAATCCCAGCTCGGTGCCACGAAGGTGACGCTTTCCGCGGACGTGCTGGACCGCATCGACGCCATCGTCGCACCCGGCACCACGCTCAACCCGGCCGACGCCGGCTACCAGCCGCCCGCGCTCACCGATCCGGCGTACCGCCGTCGCGGCGGGTCGTCGACGCCGCCTGGCGCCGTGACCCGGTGA
- a CDS encoding LLM class flavin-dependent oxidoreductase — MLHLNAFLMGVGHHEAAWRLPQSDPFAQTDVAHFTRLARIAERGKLDSLFLADSPVLWNSIGRRPGGTLEPTVLLTALAGATSHIGLIGTASTTYNEPFNLARRFASLDHVSGGRAGWNIVTTAGEQAARNFNLDRLPAHRDRYERAAEFIEVSRKLWDSWDDRAPLGDKEAGRWGDDDLLYPPEHVGRHFRVAGALNVPRSPQGYPLLVQAGSSEDGKELAARYAEAVFTAQQTLAEAQSFYRDLKQRAAQAGRDPQTIKILPGIVPAIGATEAEARALEEELDRLIKPEYARQQLATTLRVAPEDLDLDKELPADLPSEDEIEGAKSRYTLIVTLARRERLTVRQLIGRLGGGRGHRTFAGTPEQVADAIEEWYRAGAADGFNIMPPVLPAGLEAFVDHVVPLLQRRGLFRTEYTGTTLRDHYGLPRPANQYARQLAATAR, encoded by the coding sequence ATGCTGCACCTCAACGCGTTCCTGATGGGTGTCGGCCACCACGAGGCGGCCTGGCGGCTGCCGCAGAGCGACCCGTTCGCGCAGACCGACGTCGCGCACTTCACGCGCCTGGCCCGCATCGCCGAGCGCGGCAAACTCGACTCGCTCTTCCTCGCCGACAGCCCGGTGCTGTGGAACAGCATCGGCAGGCGGCCGGGCGGCACCCTCGAACCGACAGTGCTGCTCACCGCCCTGGCCGGCGCGACAAGCCACATCGGGCTGATCGGGACCGCCTCGACGACGTACAACGAGCCGTTCAACCTGGCCCGCCGGTTCGCGTCGCTCGACCACGTCAGCGGTGGCCGGGCCGGCTGGAACATCGTCACCACTGCCGGCGAGCAGGCGGCCCGCAACTTCAACCTGGACCGGCTGCCCGCCCACCGCGACAGGTACGAGCGGGCCGCCGAGTTCATCGAGGTGTCGCGCAAGCTCTGGGACAGCTGGGACGACCGCGCTCCGCTGGGCGACAAGGAGGCCGGGCGGTGGGGTGACGACGACCTGCTCTATCCGCCGGAGCACGTGGGGCGGCACTTCCGCGTCGCCGGCGCGCTCAACGTCCCCCGCTCACCGCAGGGCTACCCGCTGCTGGTGCAGGCCGGGTCGTCCGAGGACGGCAAGGAGTTGGCCGCCCGGTACGCCGAGGCCGTCTTCACCGCCCAGCAGACCCTCGCCGAGGCGCAGAGCTTCTACCGCGACCTCAAGCAGCGCGCCGCCCAGGCGGGCCGCGATCCGCAGACCATCAAGATCCTGCCGGGCATCGTGCCGGCGATCGGGGCCACCGAGGCCGAGGCCCGGGCGCTGGAGGAGGAGCTGGACCGGCTGATCAAACCCGAGTACGCCCGGCAGCAGCTCGCCACCACCCTGCGGGTCGCGCCGGAGGACCTCGACCTGGACAAGGAACTCCCCGCCGACCTGCCCAGCGAGGACGAGATCGAGGGCGCGAAGAGCCGGTACACGCTTATCGTCACGCTGGCCCGGCGGGAACGGCTGACCGTCCGCCAGTTGATCGGCCGGCTCGGCGGCGGACGCGGTCACCGCACCTTCGCCGGCACCCCCGAGCAGGTCGCCGACGCCATCGAGGAGTGGTACCGCGCCGGCGCGGCGGACGGCTTCAACATCATGCCGCCGGTGCTGCCGGCCGGGCTGGAAGCCTTCGTCGACCACGTCGTGCCTCTCCTGCAACGCCGAGGACTGTTCCGTACCGAGTACACCGGCACGACCCTGCGGGACCACTACGGCCTGCCCCGCCCGGCCAACCAGTACGCGCGGCAGCTCGCCGCGACCGCCCGCTGA
- a CDS encoding ABC transporter ATP-binding protein, producing the protein MATHAGGLTGTRPVRVQGLVRGFGDRIVLDDLDVEIGAGEFVALLGRSGSGKSTLLRALAGLDGDRRGAGVVDVPENSSVVFQDARLLPWQRVLDNVVLGLRGPDAPERGRAALAEVGLTGRERAWPTELSGGEQQRVALARALVSEPELLLADEPFGALDALTRLRMHGLLRELCTRHRPAVLLVTHDVDEAVTLADRVLLLDAGRIAIDLAIDLPTPRSHRQPQFLAYRESLLRALGVDPTEG; encoded by the coding sequence ATGGCGACGCACGCTGGCGGACTGACCGGGACCCGACCGGTACGGGTCCAGGGACTCGTGCGGGGCTTCGGCGACCGGATCGTGCTGGACGACCTCGACGTGGAGATCGGCGCCGGGGAGTTCGTGGCGCTGCTGGGGCGCAGCGGCTCGGGCAAGAGCACCCTGCTGCGGGCGCTCGCCGGCCTCGACGGTGACCGGAGGGGAGCGGGCGTCGTCGACGTACCGGAGAACTCCTCGGTCGTCTTCCAGGACGCCCGGCTGCTGCCGTGGCAGCGCGTCCTGGACAACGTCGTCCTCGGCCTGCGCGGGCCGGACGCACCCGAGCGCGGCCGTGCGGCCCTCGCCGAGGTCGGGCTCACCGGCCGCGAACGGGCCTGGCCCACCGAGCTCTCCGGCGGCGAACAGCAGCGGGTGGCGTTGGCCCGGGCCCTGGTGTCGGAGCCGGAACTGTTGCTTGCCGACGAACCGTTCGGCGCGCTTGACGCGCTCACCCGGCTGCGCATGCACGGCCTGCTGCGTGAGCTGTGCACCCGGCACCGGCCGGCGGTGCTGCTCGTCACGCACGACGTCGACGAGGCCGTCACGCTCGCCGACCGGGTGCTGCTGCTCGACGCGGGCCGCATCGCGATCGACCTCGCCATCGACCTGCCGACGCCCCGCTCGCACCGGCAGCCGCAGTTCCTCGCCTACCGGGAGTCCCTGTTGCGGGCGCTCGGCGTCGACCCGACGGAAGGATGA
- a CDS encoding ABC transporter permease codes for MTASLLTRPHATAPARAGRPRRRLTPGRPIPFGAALGPLLLLAAWSVGSATGGLDPRTVSAPWTVVTTAGDLIADGRLQDNLAVSAQRAVLGLAFGTVIGVLLALVAGLSRWGEAILDGPIQIKRAIPALALVPLLILWLGIGEQMKVTTITLGVLVPVYIHTHNGLRSIDSRYVELGDSLRLSRAVFLRRIVLPGALPGFLLGMRFAVVGAWLALVVVEQINSTSGIGYMMDLARQYGQTDVIIVGLVLYGLLGLLSDGLVRLVQRRTLSWRRTLAD; via the coding sequence ATGACCGCCTCCCTCCTCACCCGCCCCCACGCCACGGCACCCGCGCGCGCGGGTAGGCCGAGGCGTCGGCTCACGCCGGGTCGCCCCATCCCGTTCGGGGCGGCGCTCGGCCCCCTGCTGCTGCTGGCGGCGTGGTCGGTCGGCTCGGCGACCGGCGGGCTCGACCCGCGTACCGTCTCGGCCCCCTGGACCGTGGTCACGACGGCCGGTGACCTCATCGCGGACGGCCGACTGCAGGACAACCTCGCCGTCTCGGCCCAGCGGGCCGTCCTGGGCCTGGCCTTCGGCACCGTGATCGGCGTGCTGCTGGCCCTCGTCGCGGGACTGAGTCGGTGGGGCGAGGCGATCCTCGACGGCCCGATCCAGATCAAGCGGGCCATCCCGGCCCTCGCGCTGGTGCCGCTGCTCATCCTCTGGCTCGGCATCGGTGAACAGATGAAGGTCACCACCATCACGCTTGGCGTGCTGGTGCCCGTCTACATCCACACGCACAACGGGCTGCGCAGCATCGACAGCCGGTACGTCGAACTGGGCGACTCGCTGCGGCTGTCGCGGGCCGTCTTCCTGCGCCGCATCGTGCTGCCCGGCGCGCTCCCCGGCTTCCTGCTCGGCATGCGGTTCGCCGTCGTGGGCGCCTGGCTGGCCCTCGTGGTCGTCGAGCAGATCAACTCGACAAGCGGCATCGGCTACATGATGGACCTGGCCCGCCAGTACGGCCAGACCGACGTGATCATCGTCGGGCTCGTCCTGTACGGGCTGCTCGGGCTGCTGTCCGACGGCCTCGTCCGACTCGTGCAGAGGAGGACGCTGTCATGGCGACGCACGCTGGCGGACTGA
- a CDS encoding ABC transporter substrate-binding protein has translation MKSSRHVDRRLFLSATLGAVALGLTACAGDETPTAALAAGAPLPEAVPKGTKLVVGDKEHQKALEFSGEVEKFTFQVEFANISGGPQTLEAFRAEALDIGAVADIPPIHSHWTGIPTKIVASKFRQDPLNHAIYRLGIAPGVPVTTLAGIRGRKIAYSPGQAQGALVLRALHQAGLSKRDVKLVELPSTGDVYATALASRQVDVAPLGGVQIRRYAAQYARDGGTTIPHGLRDDPGHLYAPVTVLGDPAKAAAIREYVGAWARAWRWREANPDEWIERYYVKDQGLTAEDGRWLVENAGVADIPATWTDAIARHQETVDLLAKETGNKPLRAEDLYDRRYESVAADALAAGGAR, from the coding sequence GTGAAGTCGTCACGTCATGTCGACCGCCGCCTGTTCCTGTCGGCCACCCTCGGCGCGGTCGCGCTGGGCCTGACCGCCTGCGCCGGCGACGAGACACCGACGGCCGCGCTGGCCGCCGGCGCGCCGCTGCCGGAGGCCGTGCCGAAGGGCACGAAACTCGTGGTGGGCGACAAGGAGCACCAGAAGGCACTTGAATTCTCCGGCGAGGTGGAGAAGTTCACGTTCCAGGTGGAATTCGCCAACATCAGTGGCGGTCCGCAGACCCTGGAGGCGTTCCGGGCGGAGGCCCTGGACATCGGCGCCGTCGCGGACATCCCCCCGATCCACTCCCACTGGACCGGCATACCCACCAAGATCGTCGCCTCCAAGTTCCGACAGGACCCGCTGAACCACGCCATCTACCGGCTCGGCATCGCCCCCGGAGTCCCCGTCACCACGCTCGCCGGCATCCGCGGCCGGAAGATCGCGTACAGCCCCGGGCAGGCGCAGGGCGCGCTGGTGCTGCGGGCCCTGCACCAGGCCGGGTTGAGCAAGCGCGACGTCAAGCTCGTCGAGCTGCCGAGCACCGGCGACGTGTACGCGACGGCACTCGCCAGCCGCCAGGTCGACGTCGCACCGCTCGGGGGCGTGCAGATCCGGCGCTACGCGGCGCAGTACGCCCGCGACGGCGGCACCACGATCCCGCACGGCCTGCGCGACGACCCCGGCCACCTGTACGCACCGGTCACCGTGCTCGGCGACCCGGCCAAGGCGGCCGCGATCCGGGAGTACGTGGGGGCGTGGGCGCGGGCCTGGCGGTGGCGGGAGGCCAACCCGGACGAGTGGATCGAGCGGTACTACGTCAAGGACCAGGGCCTCACCGCCGAGGACGGCAGGTGGCTTGTGGAGAACGCAGGCGTGGCCGACATCCCGGCGACCTGGACCGATGCCATCGCCCGGCACCAGGAGACCGTCGACCTGCTGGCGAAGGAGACCGGTAACAAGCCACTGCGGGCCGAGGACCTGTACGACAGGCGCTACGAGTCCGTCGCCGCGGACGCGCTCGCAGCGGGAGGCGCCCGATGA
- a CDS encoding flavin reductase family protein — translation MTVIAEPVAPIDSDTFRALLRRQAASVTVITAAGDPPVGFTATSFTSVSLRPPLVSFCLARSSSSWPTVAGAEHVAVHLLGADQREVARTFATSGIDRFAAHPGWRPGPYGVPLLDEPVAWLLCRVTERVLAGDHAIVLAEPVTSGHGDGAPLLYHMGRYAALQPSTKES, via the coding sequence ATGACCGTCATCGCCGAACCGGTCGCCCCCATCGATTCCGACACCTTCCGTGCCCTGCTGCGCCGGCAGGCCGCATCGGTCACGGTGATCACCGCCGCCGGGGACCCGCCGGTCGGGTTCACCGCCACCTCGTTCACATCGGTGTCCCTGCGCCCGCCACTTGTGTCGTTCTGCCTGGCCCGGTCGTCGTCGAGCTGGCCGACCGTCGCGGGAGCGGAGCACGTCGCGGTGCACCTGCTCGGCGCCGACCAGCGGGAGGTCGCGCGGACATTCGCGACAAGCGGCATCGACCGCTTCGCCGCGCACCCCGGCTGGCGGCCCGGCCCGTACGGAGTGCCGCTGCTGGACGAGCCGGTCGCCTGGCTGCTGTGTCGGGTGACCGAACGGGTGCTCGCCGGTGACCACGCGATCGTGCTGGCCGAGCCGGTGACAAGTGGCCACGGCGACGGCGCCCCGCTGCTCTACCACATGGGGCGGTACGCCGCCCTGCAACCGTCCACGAAGGAGTCATAA
- a CDS encoding haloacid dehalogenase-like hydrolase, whose product MRAASGDTVIFDLDGVLLRGDAFGLFMRRVGFAGARLPLAVVLLLLLAPVIAVPASRPWAARWMSRIGLLGKSAGQLRAALGRFGADLGAEPGRVIAPGVDMIRAHVAAGDRVIVATACEDTLARALLDGIGLAEVELVASHIHGPKLIVHNHGATKMTQLAAQGVTPPWRVAYSDSLSDLPLLGGAEQAVLVNASRRQVARARRLLGARLRTVTWTAG is encoded by the coding sequence ATGAGGGCCGCCTCCGGCGATACTGTCATCTTCGATCTCGACGGCGTACTGCTGCGCGGGGACGCCTTCGGGCTCTTCATGCGTCGGGTCGGCTTCGCTGGCGCTCGACTGCCGCTCGCCGTCGTCCTGCTCCTCCTCCTCGCGCCAGTCATCGCCGTTCCCGCCTCCCGCCCGTGGGCGGCGCGGTGGATGAGCCGGATCGGCCTGCTGGGCAAAAGCGCGGGCCAACTGCGGGCGGCGCTCGGGCGTTTCGGCGCGGACCTCGGCGCGGAGCCCGGGCGCGTCATCGCACCGGGTGTCGACATGATCCGTGCCCACGTCGCCGCGGGTGACCGGGTCATCGTGGCCACCGCCTGCGAGGACACCCTGGCGCGCGCGCTGCTCGACGGGATCGGCCTCGCCGAGGTCGAGCTGGTGGCCTCCCACATCCACGGCCCGAAGCTGATCGTGCACAACCACGGGGCGACCAAGATGACCCAGCTCGCCGCCCAGGGGGTCACCCCGCCGTGGCGGGTCGCCTACAGCGACTCGCTGTCGGATCTGCCCCTCCTCGGCGGCGCGGAGCAGGCCGTGCTGGTCAACGCGAGCAGGCGGCAGGTCGCCCGGGCGCGGCGGCTGCTCGGCGCCCGGCTGCGCACCGTCACCTGGACGGCCGGCTGA
- a CDS encoding oxygenase MpaB family protein: MRGRYDNLERTRTLDPQRDYLDIYQTMLRREFPWDMKLGLNLAFNRSFSVPAIAAVHTATGELTDRTQKRIDDTGLLMYEMVLNGFDQPRGRDALRRVNQIHRPYDIGNDDFRYVLGCLVVIPTRWLQEYGWRPPCCHELQATYLFYRELGGRMGITDIPGSYVEFETWFDAHDAAHLQPNDDAAAIERATRMLLLTRLPRLLAPLGDALVSAMYDEPLRRATNVDAPPWPIRAGLRAALKTRSRLQRWYGSPRTTPLFAEGIRARSYPDGYEISQLGPHHDRGPESRATVDR, translated from the coding sequence ATGAGAGGCCGTTACGACAACCTGGAACGGACCCGCACGCTGGACCCGCAGCGCGACTACCTGGACATCTACCAGACCATGCTGCGTCGCGAGTTCCCGTGGGACATGAAGCTCGGGCTCAACCTCGCCTTCAACCGGTCCTTCTCCGTCCCCGCGATCGCCGCCGTGCACACAGCCACCGGCGAGCTGACCGACCGCACCCAGAAGCGGATCGACGACACCGGCCTGCTGATGTACGAGATGGTGCTCAACGGCTTCGACCAACCTCGTGGCCGCGACGCGCTGCGGCGGGTCAACCAGATCCACCGCCCGTACGACATCGGCAACGACGACTTCCGCTACGTCCTCGGCTGCCTGGTGGTGATCCCGACGCGCTGGTTGCAGGAGTACGGCTGGCGCCCGCCCTGCTGTCACGAACTGCAGGCGACGTACCTGTTCTACCGGGAGCTGGGCGGACGGATGGGCATCACGGACATCCCCGGGTCGTACGTCGAGTTCGAGACCTGGTTCGACGCGCACGACGCGGCGCACCTGCAACCCAACGACGACGCGGCGGCCATCGAGCGAGCGACCCGCATGTTGCTGCTCACGCGGCTCCCCCGGTTGCTCGCACCGCTGGGAGACGCGCTGGTCAGCGCCATGTACGACGAGCCGCTGCGACGGGCCACAAACGTCGACGCGCCGCCGTGGCCGATCCGGGCCGGCCTGCGCGCGGCACTGAAGACGCGCTCACGGCTGCAACGGTGGTACGGATCGCCCCGGACGACCCCGCTGTTCGCCGAGGGCATCAGAGCCAGGAGCTACCCCGACGGGTACGAGATCAGCCAACTCGGCCCGCACCACGATCGCGGCCCCGAGTCGCGGGCGACGGTGGACCGATGA
- a CDS encoding uridylate kinase, producing the protein MAHDTRGEVLGRLADAVGSVAVAHPTRVAVDGPPAAGKTTLADELAGILRDQDRHVIRATIDDFLLPRAQRYPRGEYSAEGCYYDTHDHAALNRVLLDPLGPGGDRRFQPAVYDHTTDAVSSPPVTTAPADAVLLFDGVFLMRPELIDRWDLRVYVSTAFEATVDRAVLRQRRVSSRVEVERRWRERYIPAQQLYNAAVRPTDHVDVIVHNDDPRRPVWERGPPR; encoded by the coding sequence ATGGCACACGACACCCGGGGCGAGGTGCTCGGCCGTCTGGCCGACGCGGTCGGGTCCGTCGCCGTCGCGCACCCGACGCGGGTCGCCGTCGACGGCCCGCCAGCCGCAGGCAAGACCACTCTCGCCGACGAGCTGGCCGGCATCCTGCGCGACCAGGACCGCCACGTCATACGCGCGACTATCGACGACTTCCTCCTCCCCCGGGCACAGCGCTATCCGCGCGGCGAGTACTCGGCCGAAGGCTGCTACTACGACACCCACGACCACGCGGCGCTGAACCGGGTTCTGCTGGATCCGCTGGGTCCGGGCGGCGACCGACGCTTCCAACCCGCGGTCTACGACCACACCACGGATGCCGTGTCGTCCCCACCGGTCACGACCGCACCGGCCGACGCGGTGCTGCTCTTCGACGGCGTCTTCCTGATGCGCCCGGAGCTGATCGATCGGTGGGACCTGCGCGTCTACGTGTCGACAGCGTTCGAGGCGACAGTGGATCGTGCCGTGCTCCGACAGCGTCGGGTGTCGTCGCGGGTCGAGGTCGAGCGGCGGTGGCGGGAGCGCTACATCCCCGCGCAGCAGCTCTACAACGCGGCGGTCCGCCCGACGGATCACGTCGACGTCATCGTGCACAACGACGACCCCCGGCGGCCGGTCTGGGAAAGAGGCCCACCGAGGTGA